A stretch of the Gracilinanus agilis isolate LMUSP501 chromosome 4, AgileGrace, whole genome shotgun sequence genome encodes the following:
- the NDUFAF8 gene encoding NADH dehydrogenase [ubiquinone] 1 alpha subcomplex assembly factor 8 — translation MSGTGAVWGRVRSRIQSFPERLATCGVEAAAYGKCIQAATAPGGDLRRNLCAKEFEALRNCFLAVAKKTLN, via the exons ATGTCGGGGACCGGAGCTGTGTGGGGCCGAGTGCGAAGCCGGATACAGAGCTTTCCGGAGAGGCTGGCCACTTGTGGAGTCGAG GCAGCAGCTTATGGGAAGTGTATACAGGCCGCCACGGCCCCTGGCGGGGACCTGAGGAGGAATCTCTGTGCCAAGGAGTTCGAAGCCCTGCGGAATTGCTTCCTGGCGGTT GCCAAGAAGACCTTGAACTGA